One genomic region from Thermoleptolyngbya sichuanensis A183 encodes:
- the cbiD gene encoding cobalt-precorrin-5B (C(1))-methyltransferase CbiD: MTAPFPKPPSSRAGYTLPVFACAGAIAALRHLHDDPPSPQSVTLDLITPAQTAEIPIEQVARLGPTTALAITRSDPGDNLDLTRNTPIWSIVEIQQRGSGVGKQDSPLPAITLEGGEGLGRQVNAENQPAIYAYARTLLLGNLEPLLRPGEVIGVTIVLPEGRSLATRTSNAAFGVVEGLSLLGTSGISQPLSAPGQLEDFRAALRQKSATHSALVFCLGENGLDLASKLGIDPGCVVKTANWLGPLLVEAGMQGVESILLFGYHGKLMKLAGGIFHTHHHVADGRQEIFAAHCAIAGLPTADVQQIFACETAEAALKYLQTLDADTGSDWVGRVYGAIAQTIDQRSSVYIRTHCDRPVRVGSILFGRDRQIIAKSELGSAILSQVLLS, encoded by the coding sequence ATGACCGCGCCGTTTCCTAAGCCCCCTTCTTCGCGGGCAGGCTATACTCTGCCCGTGTTTGCCTGTGCGGGGGCGATCGCCGCGCTGCGCCACCTGCACGACGACCCGCCCTCGCCCCAGAGCGTCACCCTCGACCTGATCACCCCCGCCCAGACCGCCGAAATTCCCATCGAGCAGGTGGCCCGCCTCGGCCCCACCACCGCCCTTGCCATCACCCGCAGCGACCCCGGCGACAATCTCGATCTAACCCGCAACACGCCGATCTGGAGCATCGTTGAGATCCAGCAGCGGGGATCAGGAGTCGGCAAGCAAGATTCTCCCCTCCCCGCCATCACCCTAGAGGGCGGCGAAGGACTCGGCCGCCAAGTCAACGCCGAGAATCAGCCCGCCATCTATGCCTACGCCCGCACCCTGCTGCTGGGCAATCTGGAGCCGCTGCTGCGGCCAGGGGAGGTCATCGGCGTGACGATTGTGCTGCCGGAGGGGCGATCGCTCGCCACGCGCACCTCCAATGCTGCCTTTGGGGTCGTCGAGGGGCTATCGCTGCTGGGCACATCGGGCATTTCCCAGCCCCTCAGCGCACCGGGGCAACTGGAAGACTTTCGAGCGGCGCTGCGGCAAAAATCGGCGACCCATTCGGCGCTGGTGTTCTGCTTGGGGGAAAACGGGCTGGATCTAGCAAGCAAGCTGGGAATCGATCCCGGCTGCGTGGTGAAAACGGCAAACTGGCTGGGGCCGCTGCTGGTGGAGGCGGGAATGCAGGGGGTAGAATCCATCCTGCTGTTTGGCTATCACGGCAAGCTGATGAAGCTGGCAGGCGGCATTTTCCACACGCACCACCACGTTGCCGACGGGCGGCAGGAAATTTTTGCGGCACACTGTGCGATCGCCGGCCTGCCCACAGCAGACGTGCAGCAGATCTTTGCCTGCGAAACGGCGGAGGCCGCGCTGAAGTATTTGCAAACCCTCGATGCGGACACCGGAAGCGACTGGGTGGGGCGTGTGTATGGGGCGATCGCCCAAACCATCGACCAGCGCTCATCGGTGTATATTCGCACCCACTGCGATCGCCCGGTGCGGGTGGGGTCAATCCTGTTTGGGCGCGATCGCCAGATCATTGCGAAAAGCGAATTAGGGTCTGCAATTTTGTCCCAGGTTTTGTTAAGCTAG
- the gloA2 gene encoding SMU1112c/YaeR family gloxylase I-like metalloprotein encodes MQLSGFHHIALICSDYERSKRFYTEILGFQVLQETYRTAKQSYKLDLALPVESGISAYRIELFSFPAPPPRPSRPEACGLRHLAFATPDLDRSVVYLESQGISVEPIRVDELTQKRFTFFQDPDGLPLELYEA; translated from the coding sequence ATGCAACTTTCCGGCTTTCACCACATCGCCCTGATCTGCTCCGATTACGAGCGCTCGAAACGCTTCTACACCGAGATTCTGGGCTTCCAGGTTTTGCAAGAAACCTACCGTACGGCAAAGCAATCCTACAAGCTGGATTTGGCGCTCCCCGTTGAGTCTGGAATTTCTGCCTATCGCATTGAGCTATTTTCCTTTCCTGCACCGCCGCCTCGCCCCTCGCGCCCGGAGGCCTGCGGACTGCGCCATCTAGCCTTCGCGACCCCTGATCTCGACCGTTCCGTTGTTTACCTGGAGTCTCAAGGCATTTCCGTCGAACCGATCCGAGTAGATGAGCTAACCCAAAAGCGGTTCACCTTCTTTCAAGACCCAGACGGACTGCCGCTAGAGCTATACGAAGCATAG
- a CDS encoding winged helix-turn-helix transcriptional regulator: MLRVTATTPQEAESCPVRDVLDRIGDKWSLLILCALADGKLRFMDIKRAIGDVSQRMLTQTLRHLERDGYITRRVYPSVPPRVEYELSELGRSLLVPVQQLIAWAETHHPEIAAARDRYDARPENVPQAD, translated from the coding sequence ATGCTGCGGGTAACTGCGACCACGCCCCAGGAAGCGGAATCTTGCCCCGTGCGCGATGTGCTGGATCGCATTGGCGACAAGTGGAGCTTGCTGATCCTGTGTGCGCTGGCGGATGGCAAGCTGCGGTTTATGGACATCAAGCGGGCGATCGGCGATGTGTCGCAGCGGATGCTGACCCAAACCCTGCGACATTTGGAGCGCGACGGCTACATTACGCGCAGGGTATATCCCTCGGTGCCGCCGCGTGTGGAATATGAACTGAGCGAACTGGGGCGATCGCTCTTAGTCCCCGTGCAGCAGCTCATCGCCTGGGCCGAAACGCATCACCCCGAAATCGCCGCCGCCCGCGATCGCTACGATGCTCGCCCGGAGAACGTGCCCCAGGCGGACTGA
- the ruvC gene encoding crossover junction endodeoxyribonuclease RuvC encodes MTHILGLDPGLATLGFGALRCEPGFGLRSADRVEVLDFGVIRTPAGTDMGDRLCTIFDDLHDLLNTVKPDLIALEKLFFYRMGNTIAVAQARGVIALVLAQHKLPVVEFTPAQVKQALTGYGNADKLAVQEAVARELSLATIPKPDDAADALAIALAAWFQR; translated from the coding sequence ATGACCCACATCCTTGGGCTAGACCCCGGCCTGGCAACTCTCGGCTTTGGGGCGCTGCGCTGCGAGCCGGGTTTCGGACTCCGATCTGCCGATCGAGTTGAGGTGCTGGATTTTGGCGTGATTCGTACCCCAGCGGGAACCGACATGGGCGATCGCCTTTGCACCATCTTCGACGACCTGCATGACCTGCTGAATACGGTCAAACCCGACCTGATTGCCCTAGAAAAGCTGTTTTTCTATCGCATGGGCAATACGATTGCGGTTGCCCAGGCGCGGGGCGTAATTGCGCTGGTGCTCGCACAGCACAAGCTACCTGTGGTGGAATTCACGCCCGCCCAAGTCAAACAAGCGCTCACGGGCTATGGCAATGCTGACAAACTCGCGGTGCAGGAGGCGGTGGCCCGTGAGCTATCACTGGCGACCATCCCCAAGCCAGACGACGCAGCCGATGCGCTGGCGATCGCCCTTGCCGCCTGGTTCCAGCGGTAA
- a CDS encoding IS5 family transposase (programmed frameshift), producing the protein MSRLPEIANPKRKAYPSDMRDAEWSVLQPLIPAGKGFGRPREVDFREILNAIFYVQRTGCQWEMLPHDLPPYTTVYFYFCKWHRKGIWQQMHDQRRADLRQKMGRTIDSSVAIADSQSVKTTEKRGGIYGFDGGKKVKGRKRHLVVDSQGLLIGVLVTEANASERLGAVVTLDEASDKLSRLEVVWVDQGYSGKKFAHAVQQVCGEPVRVEVIKRTSKSFEILPKRWIVERTFGWLNRYRRLSKDYELYCEMSEAMIYGAMIQLMLKRLAA; encoded by the exons ATGAGTCGCCTACCGGAAATCGCCAATCCCAAGCGCAAAGCCTATCCCAGTGATATGAGAGATGCAGAATGGAGCGTTTTGCAACCGCTGATACCTGCCGGTAAAGGCTTTGGTCGTCCCCGTGAAGTGGACTTTCGAGAAATCCTCAACGCAATCTTCTACGTGCAGCGTACTGGATGCCAGTGGGAAATGCTACCGCATGACCTTCCCCCGTATACAACGGTGTACTTCTACTTTTGCAAATGGCATCGCAAGGGGATTTGGCAGCAGATGCACGACCAACGCCGAGCAGACCTGCGGCAGAAAATGGGCAGAACCATAGACTCCAGTGTGGCAATTGCTGATTCCCAATCGGTCAAGACCACCGAAAAAAGGGGGG GCATCTACGGTTTCGACGGTGGCAAAAAGGTTAAGGGGCGTAAGCGCCACCTCGTTGTAGACTCCCAAGGGCTTTTAATTGGGGTATTAGTCACCGAAGCGAATGCCTCAGAACGGCTTGGAGCCGTGGTCACGCTCGATGAAGCCAGCGATAAACTCTCCCGGCTTGAGGTGGTGTGGGTAGACCAGGGGTATAGCGGCAAGAAGTTTGCCCATGCAGTCCAACAGGTCTGTGGGGAACCTGTCCGCGTAGAAGTCATCAAACGAACCTCCAAGTCGTTTGAAATTCTGCCTAAGCGCTGGATTGTGGAGCGAACTTTTGGCTGGTTGAATCGCTATCGACGCTTGAGCAAAGACTACGAATTGTATTGCGAAATGAGTGAAGCCATGATCTACGGTGCCATGATTCAATTGATGCTCAAGCGCTTGGCAGCTTAG
- a CDS encoding Crp/Fnr family transcriptional regulator produces the protein MQTTAFSELFPLFSSASPETLEWLLSIAVEHEYPAGRAVLMEDAWGNAVYFVESGWVKVRRHSGEEVVTLAILGRGDFFGEMAILDESPRSTDVVALSPVKLLSISAQRFIQTLFKDSQLHHKMLQLMVRRLRQTNFRFQIQHRAPAIKLANTLVLLGENYGKSTPHGTEIFNVPIKDLADVTDINPDDAAKIMEKLDSKGWIKIDAAGQTMRLLNMRQLAHLAGKI, from the coding sequence ATGCAAACCACCGCCTTTAGTGAATTGTTCCCGCTCTTCAGTTCCGCCAGTCCAGAAACCCTGGAGTGGCTCTTATCGATTGCGGTTGAGCATGAGTATCCCGCTGGCCGCGCCGTGCTAATGGAAGATGCCTGGGGAAATGCGGTCTATTTCGTCGAGTCGGGTTGGGTAAAAGTGCGCCGTCACTCTGGCGAAGAAGTGGTCACGCTGGCGATTTTGGGGCGCGGTGATTTCTTTGGGGAGATGGCGATTTTGGACGAGTCTCCTCGCTCGACGGATGTGGTGGCGCTGTCGCCTGTAAAGCTGCTTAGCATTTCCGCCCAGCGCTTTATCCAGACGCTGTTCAAAGATTCGCAACTGCATCACAAGATGCTGCAACTGATGGTGCGGCGCTTGCGACAGACCAATTTTCGCTTCCAGATTCAGCACCGCGCTCCGGCGATCAAGCTGGCTAATACGCTGGTGCTGCTGGGTGAAAACTACGGGAAGTCAACGCCCCACGGCACGGAGATTTTCAACGTGCCGATCAAAGACCTGGCAGATGTTACAGACATCAATCCAGATGATGCAGCCAAGATCATGGAAAAACTGGACAGCAAGGGCTGGATCAAGATTGACGCGGCTGGGCAGACCATGCGCCTGCTGAATATGCGTCAACTGGCTCACCTGGCTGGCAAGATTTAG
- the bchI gene encoding magnesium chelatase ATPase subunit I — translation MTSATQAMPQRAVFPFTAIVGQEEMKLALLLNVIDPKIGGVMIMGDRGTGKTTTIRALADLLPEIEVVADDPFGSSPTDPDLMSDDVRRRLSAGETLPVSHRKVIMVDLPLGATEDRVCGTIDIEKALSEGVKAFEPGLLAKANRGILYVDEVNLLDDHLVDVLLDSAASGWNTVEREGISIRHPARFVLVGSGNPEEGELRPQLLDRFGMHAEIRTVKDPSLRVDIVEQRSEFDQNPKAFLAKHQAQQDALQKQIADAQARLSSVTIDRELKVKISQVCAELDVDGLRGDIVTNRASKAIAAFEGRTEVTEQDIRRVIGLCLRHRLRKDPLESIDSGYKVDKVFGQVFGLSEEAIQNGAAVAR, via the coding sequence ATGACTTCTGCAACACAAGCCATGCCCCAACGGGCAGTGTTTCCCTTCACGGCGATCGTGGGGCAAGAAGAAATGAAGCTGGCCCTGCTGCTGAACGTGATCGACCCCAAAATCGGCGGGGTGATGATCATGGGCGATCGCGGCACGGGCAAAACCACTACCATTCGCGCCCTGGCCGACCTGCTGCCCGAAATTGAGGTCGTTGCCGATGACCCCTTCGGCAGTTCCCCCACCGACCCCGACTTGATGAGCGACGACGTGCGGCGGCGGCTCAGCGCAGGTGAAACTTTGCCCGTGTCTCATCGCAAAGTGATCATGGTCGATTTGCCGCTGGGGGCAACAGAGGATCGCGTTTGCGGCACTATCGACATCGAAAAGGCGCTGTCAGAAGGCGTGAAAGCCTTCGAGCCAGGGCTTTTGGCTAAGGCGAATCGTGGCATTTTATACGTAGACGAAGTAAACCTGCTGGACGACCACCTGGTGGACGTGCTGCTGGACTCAGCGGCTTCCGGCTGGAACACCGTAGAGCGCGAGGGCATTTCGATTCGCCACCCAGCCCGGTTTGTGCTGGTGGGGTCGGGCAACCCAGAAGAGGGCGAGTTGCGGCCCCAACTGCTCGACCGCTTTGGAATGCACGCAGAAATCCGCACGGTCAAAGATCCCTCGCTGCGGGTGGATATCGTTGAGCAGCGCTCCGAGTTTGACCAAAATCCGAAGGCGTTTTTGGCAAAGCATCAAGCCCAGCAAGACGCACTGCAAAAGCAAATCGCCGATGCCCAAGCGCGGCTGTCATCGGTGACCATTGACCGAGAGCTAAAGGTAAAAATCTCTCAGGTGTGTGCCGAGCTAGATGTGGATGGATTGCGGGGCGACATCGTGACCAACCGCGCCTCAAAGGCGATCGCCGCTTTTGAAGGTCGCACCGAAGTCACCGAACAGGACATTCGCCGCGTCATCGGCCTCTGTCTGCGCCACCGCCTGCGAAAAGACCCGCTAGAGTCTATCGATTCGGGCTACAAGGTCGATAAGGTCTTTGGGCAGGTCTTTGGGCTATCGGAAGAAGCCATCCAAAACGGCGCGGCCGTTGCCCGCTAG
- a CDS encoding flavodoxin family protein: protein MPTVAVVYFSGTGHTKLMAEAVAAGASQVPGTEVKLLQITGEQIVNGRWQDPGILEELNRADGIIFGSPTYMGGVAAQFKAFVDAASAVWAQQGWKDKIAGGFTHSGSPSGDKQGTLLYLAINASQHSMVWVGNSEMGYNNEGVNRLGSFLGVMGFTVPDFSGQTPATLDEGDRLTSERYGRRIAEAVQRWKR, encoded by the coding sequence ATGCCGACAGTTGCAGTTGTCTATTTTTCGGGTACGGGCCATACGAAGCTCATGGCAGAAGCAGTGGCGGCAGGGGCAAGCCAGGTTCCTGGCACCGAGGTCAAGCTGCTGCAAATTACGGGTGAGCAAATCGTCAACGGCCGCTGGCAAGATCCGGGCATTTTGGAAGAGCTGAATCGCGCCGACGGCATCATCTTTGGGTCGCCGACCTACATGGGCGGCGTGGCGGCTCAGTTCAAGGCATTCGTGGATGCGGCCAGCGCCGTGTGGGCCCAGCAGGGCTGGAAGGACAAAATCGCGGGCGGCTTTACCCACTCTGGCTCTCCCAGCGGCGACAAGCAGGGCACGCTGCTCTACCTCGCCATCAACGCTTCCCAACACAGCATGGTCTGGGTTGGCAATTCGGAAATGGGCTACAACAACGAGGGCGTGAATCGGCTGGGGTCGTTCCTGGGCGTGATGGGCTTTACGGTGCCCGACTTTTCGGGGCAGACCCCAGCGACCCTCGATGAGGGCGATCGCCTCACGTCCGAGCGCTACGGCCGCCGCATCGCCGAAGCCGTCCAGCGCTGGAAGCGTTAG
- a CDS encoding calcium/sodium antiporter: protein MVIAMLIAGLVLLVVGAEILVRGASKLAAIAGISPLVIGLTIVAYGTSAPEMAVSILSSYAGQADIAVGNVVGSNIFNVLLILGMSALVAPLVVAQQLIRLDVPIMIGVSFLMLLFGLDGRIGRSDGVVLFAGAIAYTLFLIYQSRKEQNLDVQQEYEQYGAGEPGDRPAALVWLINLAYIVGGLVLLVLGSRWLVNSSVIIARSIGVSELVIGLTIVAAGTSLPELATSIVASFKGERDIAVGNVVGSNIFNILAVLGLSAAVSPAGLAVSDSVLRFDGLVMLAVAIACLPIFFTGNLITRWEGAVFIGYYAAYTLYLILRSTQHAILPLFSQAMFWFVLPITVLTIAVVTLRELRRSRHRKQQISSAEDPPTR from the coding sequence ATGGTCATTGCAATGCTGATAGCAGGCCTCGTCCTGCTGGTGGTTGGGGCGGAGATACTGGTTCGCGGCGCATCCAAACTGGCGGCGATCGCCGGAATTTCGCCACTCGTCATTGGGCTAACCATTGTTGCCTACGGGACTAGCGCTCCAGAGATGGCGGTCAGTATCCTATCGAGCTACGCAGGACAGGCTGATATTGCAGTGGGCAACGTGGTCGGCAGCAATATTTTCAACGTGCTGCTGATCTTGGGCATGTCGGCGCTGGTGGCTCCGCTGGTGGTCGCTCAGCAGTTGATTCGGCTGGATGTGCCGATCATGATTGGCGTATCGTTTCTGATGCTGCTGTTTGGGCTGGATGGGCGAATTGGACGCTCGGATGGCGTGGTGCTGTTTGCTGGGGCGATCGCCTACACGCTGTTTCTGATTTATCAGAGCCGCAAGGAGCAAAACCTGGATGTGCAGCAGGAATATGAGCAGTATGGCGCAGGAGAGCCGGGCGATCGCCCAGCCGCCCTAGTCTGGCTGATTAACCTGGCTTACATTGTGGGTGGGCTGGTGCTGCTGGTCTTGGGTTCCCGCTGGCTGGTGAATAGCTCGGTTATTATTGCTCGCTCCATTGGTGTCAGCGAGCTGGTCATTGGCCTGACGATTGTGGCTGCGGGAACGTCTCTGCCAGAATTGGCTACCTCCATCGTCGCCAGCTTCAAGGGCGAACGCGACATTGCCGTGGGCAACGTGGTCGGCAGCAATATTTTCAATATTCTTGCCGTGCTGGGCCTTTCGGCAGCCGTTTCTCCGGCGGGTCTAGCCGTGTCTGATTCGGTGCTGCGCTTCGATGGGCTGGTGATGCTGGCCGTGGCGATCGCCTGTCTACCCATCTTTTTCACAGGCAACCTGATTACCCGCTGGGAAGGCGCAGTTTTTATCGGATACTATGCCGCCTACACGCTGTATCTCATTCTCCGCTCCACCCAGCACGCCATCCTGCCGCTCTTTAGCCAGGCCATGTTCTGGTTTGTGCTGCCAATCACGGTTTTGACGATTGCCGTCGTAACCCTGCGCGAACTCCGCCGATCTCGCCACCGCAAGCAGCAGATCTCGTCCGCCGAAGATCCACCGACCCGATAG
- a CDS encoding DUF1257 domain-containing protein, with amino-acid sequence MSHFSTLRTKITDAEILKASLRDLGITVKTEADVRGYNGQRVRSDIVAVLEGEYDLGWSRNADGSFDLIADLWGVAKKHNQTELINSINQKYAVNKTLAEVKRPGLQNANVKLVVQK; translated from the coding sequence ATGTCTCACTTTAGCACTCTGCGTACCAAAATCACCGATGCCGAAATCCTGAAGGCTTCTCTGCGGGATCTGGGCATCACGGTCAAGACCGAAGCTGATGTGCGCGGCTACAATGGTCAGCGCGTCCGCTCTGACATCGTTGCCGTTCTGGAAGGCGAGTATGATCTGGGCTGGTCTCGCAATGCCGATGGTTCCTTCGACCTGATCGCCGACCTCTGGGGCGTTGCCAAGAAGCACAACCAGACCGAGCTGATCAATTCCATCAACCAGAAGTATGCCGTCAACAAGACGCTGGCAGAAGTGAAGCGCCCCGGTCTGCAAAACGCCAACGTGAAGCTGGTGGTGCAAAAGTAG
- a CDS encoding 3'(2'),5'-bisphosphate nucleotidase CysQ family protein, whose amino-acid sequence MQKLSDDQLAAINRLVVDCGRRSLDLAAGSFKVYEKGLDDYVTDVDRALDAQLAGGLTALFPADGVISEENAASRRQFSQQAGRLWLVDPLDGTEDFIHGKPHYSVMVGVLEQGRPTAGWIYAPVFDQLYFGGEELGLFGQAGAGEVVPLMPTQPELTGDRLPVLIGTKDARRYGESILRHIPQAQFGFIGSFGLKVLEVIQGRAALYIYLNRRVKLWDTVGPLALARAAGLVCCDLDGKPIGFDTAALDPDTLTHQQPILVGWPPSFDPLLPLLQRAIADVD is encoded by the coding sequence ATGCAGAAGCTTTCGGACGATCAGCTTGCGGCAATTAATCGGCTGGTGGTGGACTGTGGCAGGCGATCGCTCGATCTGGCGGCAGGGTCGTTCAAGGTCTACGAAAAAGGGCTGGATGACTACGTGACCGACGTGGATCGGGCGCTGGATGCTCAGCTTGCGGGCGGGCTGACGGCGTTGTTTCCTGCTGATGGGGTGATTTCCGAGGAAAACGCCGCCTCGCGTCGGCAATTCTCGCAGCAAGCTGGCCGCCTGTGGCTGGTCGATCCGCTGGATGGCACAGAAGACTTTATCCACGGCAAGCCGCATTATTCCGTCATGGTGGGAGTGCTGGAGCAGGGACGGCCAACAGCGGGCTGGATCTATGCGCCTGTGTTTGATCAACTGTATTTTGGGGGTGAGGAACTGGGGCTATTTGGGCAGGCGGGCGCAGGGGAGGTGGTTCCGCTCATGCCGACCCAGCCAGAGCTGACGGGCGATCGCCTCCCAGTTCTAATCGGTACCAAAGATGCCCGTCGATACGGTGAATCCATTCTGCGCCATATTCCCCAGGCTCAGTTTGGCTTTATCGGCAGCTTTGGGCTAAAGGTGCTGGAGGTGATTCAGGGTCGCGCCGCACTCTATATTTACCTCAACCGCCGGGTCAAACTATGGGATACGGTCGGGCCGCTGGCATTGGCCCGGGCGGCCGGGCTGGTGTGTTGCGATCTGGACGGCAAACCCATCGGGTTTGATACAGCCGCCCTCGACCCCGACACGCTGACCCATCAGCAGCCGATTCTAGTGGGCTGGCCACCCTCTTTCGATCCGCTGCTGCCACTGCTGCAACGGGCGATCGCCGACGTGGACTGA
- the mrdA gene encoding penicillin-binding protein 2: MAGKTYTFYRQSPARTSLVHPTSGQNPLVYRAVVLMLLITGAMGAFVYRLSELQIFEGAHNRELAEQNRVRRIPLVADRGTVSDRHGKLLATSQISRYVYLWPRQHSPREWQEIAVHLSPMIGVSPKEILGRLERAGYTSLLPVRVGNQLSPTTFVAVAEQLPRWPGVEILTGSSRRYPNGSLASHVLGYIGEATEEDMARNPDYPSGMIVGKMGVERLANAQLEGKWGGRLIEVDARGQESRLLGEQPSISGEPVQLTLDLELQRTAEKALGGRRGAAVVLHVKTGEVLALASSPAFDPNMFTRNVTEAEWQQLQKGDQPFLNRALQGYPPGSTFKIVTAAAGMETGKFSPQARVGTSAFLSVGGHQFWESSRRGFGAIGFRDALAYSSNTFFFRVGMSVGPEAIARWGQALGIGIETPHLGLEGASIGMMPTPDEKEALYNEPWYLGDTISMSIGQGLVQATPLELAVMTAAIANGGKRVQPHLLASQTNRPDVQPVSAGLKPETIKAIQEGLVATVQKGTARRLADGSIPLTAGKTGTSEVGPGRKPNAMYVGYGPVSDPQIAIAVVIENGGYGGVAALPVAHEVFKTYFGKR; the protein is encoded by the coding sequence ATGGCTGGCAAGACCTACACCTTCTATCGCCAATCTCCTGCCCGCACGTCTCTCGTTCACCCCACGAGTGGGCAAAATCCGCTGGTCTATCGCGCTGTCGTGCTGATGCTGCTGATTACAGGCGCTATGGGGGCGTTTGTCTATCGCCTGTCCGAACTGCAAATCTTTGAAGGGGCCCACAATCGGGAACTGGCAGAGCAAAATCGGGTGCGCCGCATTCCCCTAGTGGCCGACCGGGGAACCGTGAGCGATCGCCACGGCAAGCTCCTGGCCACCAGCCAGATTTCCCGCTATGTCTACCTCTGGCCCCGGCAGCACTCGCCCAGAGAATGGCAGGAAATTGCCGTTCACCTGTCGCCGATGATTGGCGTTAGCCCAAAGGAAATTCTTGGTCGCCTGGAAAGGGCGGGCTATACCTCTCTGCTGCCCGTGCGCGTTGGCAATCAGCTTTCGCCAACCACGTTTGTGGCCGTGGCCGAACAGTTGCCCCGCTGGCCAGGGGTGGAAATTCTCACCGGATCAAGCCGCCGGTATCCCAACGGGTCGCTTGCATCCCATGTGCTGGGCTACATCGGCGAAGCCACTGAAGAGGACATGGCCCGCAATCCCGATTATCCCAGCGGCATGATTGTGGGCAAGATGGGGGTCGAGCGGCTGGCCAACGCGCAGCTAGAAGGCAAGTGGGGCGGGCGGCTGATAGAAGTGGACGCACGCGGTCAGGAATCTCGCTTGCTGGGCGAACAGCCTTCAATTAGCGGCGAACCCGTCCAGTTGACGCTGGATCTGGAATTGCAGCGAACGGCAGAAAAGGCGCTGGGCGGGCGGCGCGGCGCAGCGGTGGTGCTGCATGTGAAAACGGGTGAGGTGCTGGCGTTGGCGAGTTCACCGGCGTTTGACCCCAATATGTTTACCCGCAACGTAACGGAAGCAGAGTGGCAGCAGCTTCAAAAAGGCGACCAGCCGTTTCTCAATCGGGCCCTCCAGGGATATCCACCGGGCAGCACGTTCAAGATTGTGACGGCGGCTGCGGGGATGGAGACGGGCAAGTTTTCGCCCCAGGCGCGGGTGGGCACGTCGGCGTTTCTCAGCGTGGGCGGGCATCAGTTTTGGGAAAGCAGCCGTCGCGGGTTTGGAGCGATCGGCTTCCGCGATGCCTTGGCCTACAGCAGCAACACCTTTTTCTTTCGCGTTGGCATGTCGGTGGGGCCAGAGGCGATCGCCCGCTGGGGCCAGGCGCTGGGCATTGGCATCGAAACGCCACACCTGGGTCTGGAGGGGGCCAGCATTGGCATGATGCCCACGCCCGATGAGAAAGAAGCGCTATACAACGAACCCTGGTATCTAGGCGACACGATTAGCATGTCAATCGGCCAAGGGCTGGTACAGGCGACCCCGCTGGAGTTGGCGGTGATGACGGCGGCGATCGCCAACGGCGGCAAGCGCGTCCAGCCCCATCTCCTCGCTTCCCAAACCAACCGCCCCGACGTGCAGCCCGTGTCAGCCGGCCTCAAACCCGAAACCATCAAAGCCATTCAGGAAGGACTGGTGGCCACGGTGCAAAAGGGCACGGCTCGCCGCCTGGCCGATGGCTCCATCCCCCTGACGGCAGGCAAAACGGGCACGTCGGAAGTCGGCCCTGGTCGCAAGCCCAACGCCATGTACGTGGGCTATGGGCCGGTGAGCGATCCGCAGATTGCAATCGCCGTCGTCATCGAAAACGGCGGCTACGGCGGCGTGGCGGCGCTGCCCGTAGCTCATGAAGTGTTCAAGACCTATTTTGGCAAGCGGTAA